Proteins encoded in a region of the Streptococcus sanguinis genome:
- a CDS encoding phospho-sugar mutase, with the protein MTYQDNFKKWLDYAELPDYLRQDLNSMDEKTKEDAFYTNLEFGTAGMRGLIGAGTNRINIYVVRQATEGLARLIEEKGDEFKKRGVAIAYDSRHFSPEFAFESAAVLAKHGIKSYVFESLRPTPELSFAVRHLGTFAGIMITASHNPAPFNGYKVYGEDGGQMPPHDADALTDYIRAIENPFAIEVADVEAEKASGLIEVIGDAIDAEYLKEVKDVNINQKLIDEYGKDMKIVYTPLHGTGEMLARRALAQAGFDSVEIVEAQAVADPDFSTVKSPNPESQAAFALAEELGRKVGADVLVATDPDADRVGVEVLQKDGSYLNLSGNQIGAIMAKYILEAHKSAGTLPANAALCKSIVSTDLVTKIAESYGASMFNVLTGFKFIAEKIQEFEEKHNHTYMMGFEESFGYLIKPFVRDKDAIQAVLVVAELAAYYRSRGLTLADGIEEIYKEYGYFAEKTISVTLSGVDGAEQIKAIMAKFRDNGPKDFNATAISVTEDFKAQTSTAADGTVTALTTPPSDVLKYTLADGSWIAVRPSGTEPKIKFYIAVVGDSNENAQAKIAAIEAEINAFIK; encoded by the coding sequence ATGACTTATCAAGATAACTTCAAAAAATGGCTTGATTATGCTGAACTTCCTGACTATCTTCGCCAAGACTTGAATAGTATGGATGAAAAAACTAAGGAAGATGCCTTTTACACCAATCTTGAGTTTGGTACTGCTGGTATGCGTGGTTTGATTGGCGCTGGTACCAACCGTATTAATATTTATGTTGTCCGTCAGGCAACCGAAGGTTTGGCTCGCTTGATTGAAGAAAAAGGTGATGAGTTCAAAAAACGCGGTGTTGCGATTGCTTACGACTCCCGTCATTTCTCACCAGAATTTGCCTTTGAATCTGCTGCTGTTTTAGCTAAGCACGGCATCAAGTCCTATGTCTTTGAAAGTCTGCGCCCAACTCCAGAACTTTCATTTGCGGTACGTCATTTAGGAACTTTTGCTGGTATCATGATTACGGCCAGCCACAACCCTGCTCCATTTAACGGCTACAAGGTATATGGTGAAGACGGCGGACAAATGCCTCCGCATGATGCAGATGCATTGACTGACTACATCCGTGCTATTGAAAATCCTTTTGCTATTGAGGTCGCTGATGTTGAAGCTGAAAAAGCTTCTGGCTTGATTGAAGTGATTGGCGATGCTATTGATGCTGAATACCTCAAGGAAGTTAAAGATGTAAATATCAACCAAAAACTGATTGATGAATACGGCAAGGACATGAAGATTGTCTATACTCCACTGCACGGTACTGGTGAAATGTTGGCTCGTCGCGCTTTGGCTCAAGCTGGATTTGATTCTGTAGAAATTGTTGAAGCTCAAGCTGTAGCTGATCCTGACTTCTCTACTGTTAAGTCTCCAAACCCTGAAAGCCAAGCAGCCTTTGCCTTAGCAGAGGAATTAGGCCGTAAAGTTGGTGCAGATGTCTTGGTCGCAACTGACCCAGATGCTGACCGTGTCGGTGTAGAAGTTCTGCAAAAAGACGGAAGCTACCTCAACCTTTCAGGTAACCAAATCGGAGCCATTATGGCTAAATACATCTTGGAAGCCCATAAGAGTGCTGGAACTCTGCCAGCTAACGCAGCTCTCTGCAAGTCTATCGTTTCTACTGACTTGGTGACCAAGATTGCTGAAAGTTATGGCGCATCCATGTTCAATGTCTTGACTGGTTTCAAATTTATCGCTGAAAAGATTCAAGAATTCGAAGAAAAACACAACCACACCTACATGATGGGATTTGAAGAAAGCTTCGGCTATCTGATTAAGCCATTTGTACGTGATAAAGATGCTATCCAAGCTGTTTTAGTCGTGGCTGAGCTTGCTGCCTACTACCGCTCACGTGGCTTGACTCTGGCTGACGGTATTGAAGAAATCTACAAAGAGTATGGTTACTTTGCTGAAAAGACTATCTCTGTCACACTGTCAGGTGTTGATGGAGCTGAGCAAATCAAGGCTATCATGGCTAAGTTCCGCGACAATGGTCCAAAAGATTTCAACGCTACTGCTATTTCTGTTACTGAAGACTTTAAGGCGCAGACTTCTACCGCCGCAGATGGTACTGTTACAGCTCTGACGACTCCTCCAAGCGATGTGCTGAAATATACTTTGGCTGATGGCTCTTGGATTGCTGTCCGTCCATCCGGAACAGAACCAAAAATCAAGTTCTACATTGCCGTTGTCGGTGATAGCAATGAGAATGCTCAAGCAAAAATTGCTGCTATTGAAGCAGAGATTAATGCTTTTATCAAGTAA
- the pta gene encoding phosphate acetyltransferase has translation MKIFDSIREALKDKEVKIVLPEGEEPRILQATKLLVKETSITPVLLGNPDKIRIYLEIEGIKEGYQVIDPSNCSCFEEMVEAFVERRKGKITADEARQLLKEDVNYFGVMLVYLGKVQGMVSGAIHSTAATVRPALQIIKTLPWVSRTSGAFLMVRDDERYIFSDCAINIDPDANILAEIAVNSALTAQIFGIDPKVAMLSYSTKGSGFGEKVDKVVEATKLAREMRPDLVIDGELQFDAAFVPATAELKAPGSPVAGQATVFVFPSIEAGNISYKMAERLGGFSAVGPILQGLNHPVNDLSRGCNADDVYKLTLITASQAVGHY, from the coding sequence ATGAAAATTTTTGACTCAATTCGTGAAGCCTTGAAAGATAAGGAAGTAAAGATTGTCTTGCCAGAGGGTGAAGAACCGCGTATTCTGCAGGCGACCAAACTATTGGTGAAAGAAACCAGTATTACACCAGTTCTTTTGGGTAATCCTGATAAAATCCGTATTTATCTAGAAATTGAAGGGATAAAAGAAGGGTATCAGGTTATTGATCCTTCAAACTGTTCTTGCTTCGAGGAAATGGTAGAGGCTTTCGTTGAGCGTCGTAAAGGGAAAATCACAGCAGACGAAGCACGCCAGTTGCTAAAGGAAGATGTCAACTACTTTGGTGTTATGTTGGTTTATCTTGGTAAAGTCCAAGGAATGGTTTCAGGAGCGATTCACTCCACTGCAGCGACTGTTCGGCCGGCTCTACAAATTATCAAGACTCTGCCTTGGGTGTCTCGCACTTCAGGAGCTTTCCTCATGGTGCGTGATGATGAGCGTTATATTTTCAGTGACTGTGCCATCAATATAGATCCAGACGCCAATATCTTGGCAGAGATTGCTGTTAACTCAGCCCTAACAGCGCAGATTTTCGGTATCGATCCTAAAGTTGCTATGCTCAGCTATTCGACCAAGGGCTCTGGTTTCGGAGAGAAGGTTGATAAGGTCGTAGAAGCAACTAAGCTAGCTCGGGAAATGCGTCCAGACTTGGTTATCGATGGTGAATTGCAGTTTGATGCAGCTTTTGTTCCTGCAACAGCAGAACTGAAAGCGCCTGGCAGCCCGGTGGCTGGTCAAGCAACTGTCTTTGTCTTCCCAAGTATTGAAGCAGGTAATATCAGCTACAAGATGGCAGAGCGTTTGGGTGGCTTTTCAGCGGTAGGGCCTATCCTGCAGGGCCTTAACCATCCAGTTAATGACCTTTCCCGAGGATGTAATGCGGATGATGTATACAAGCTGACTTTGATTACAGCCAGTCAGGCTGTCGGCCATTATTAA
- a CDS encoding DUF5052 family protein has protein sequence MMKKKHLLIILLSISLLTLTGCQSVENWFKNAKEEWIGLEMTVRTYDENSQLIDQMSGKSLSISRNEEFDSVDAEGISKEDSSVLKITLGKYEIDHVGSSLIAEEKGLKDVFAQYQKTADVEENSHAVPVLNRMISAFKNDFTGKKKVILIRSQNGTPLAAYAGDRVSLDKSDAPKTSELLIDGKRLVIYRCDYTIYDRELLE, from the coding sequence ATGATGAAAAAGAAACATTTATTAATAATTCTTCTAAGCATTAGTCTTTTGACCTTGACCGGTTGTCAGTCCGTTGAAAATTGGTTTAAAAATGCCAAGGAGGAATGGATTGGTTTAGAGATGACGGTTCGCACCTATGATGAAAATTCCCAGCTCATTGATCAAATGTCGGGCAAGTCCCTATCTATCTCGCGTAACGAGGAGTTTGACTCAGTTGATGCGGAAGGAATTTCTAAAGAAGACTCTTCTGTGCTCAAAATCACCTTGGGTAAGTATGAGATTGACCATGTGGGCTCTTCCTTGATTGCAGAAGAAAAAGGCTTGAAAGATGTGTTTGCTCAATATCAAAAGACTGCAGATGTTGAGGAGAATAGCCATGCAGTTCCCGTTTTAAATCGCATGATTTCAGCCTTTAAAAACGACTTTACCGGAAAGAAAAAGGTCATTTTGATTCGCTCTCAAAACGGGACTCCTCTGGCAGCTTATGCTGGCGACCGAGTCTCTCTAGATAAATCCGATGCCCCTAAAACTTCTGAATTACTGATTGATGGCAAGCGCCTCGTGATTTACCGCTGCGACTACACTATTTATGACCGAGAATTGCTGGAGTAA
- the mutY gene encoding A/G-specific adenine glycosylase translates to MLDLKEYGIEMWEADKIASFREKLLTWYDENKRDLPWRRTNNPYHIWVSEIMLQQTRVDTVIPYYERFLDWFPTVADLAQAPEDRLLKAWEGLGYYSRVRNMQKAAQQIMTDFAGKFPDSYEGIASLKGIGPYTAGAIASIAFGLAEPAVDGNVMRVLSRLFEVNLDIGQPSNRKVFQAMMEILIDPDRPGDFNQALMDLGSDIEAPVNPRPEESPVKEFSAAYLHGTMDKYPIKAPKKKPVPVYLQGLIIENEQGQFLLEKNEAAGLLSGFWHFPLIEIEEFQAENQPSLDLSPQESFEQDYDLIVDWQQQSISNVQHVFSHRKWHIQLAYGRVNESQHAAEGEVLWLHPEDFGNYPFAKPQQKMWEAFQEVRNK, encoded by the coding sequence ATGTTAGATTTGAAAGAATATGGAATTGAGATGTGGGAGGCAGATAAAATCGCCTCTTTTCGCGAGAAATTATTGACTTGGTATGATGAAAATAAACGTGATCTACCTTGGCGCAGGACAAATAATCCTTATCATATCTGGGTTTCTGAGATTATGCTGCAGCAGACTCGGGTGGACACTGTGATTCCTTACTATGAGCGCTTTCTTGATTGGTTCCCGACAGTAGCTGATTTAGCACAGGCACCAGAGGATAGACTCCTCAAGGCTTGGGAAGGGTTGGGGTATTATTCGCGGGTGCGAAATATGCAAAAAGCAGCCCAGCAGATAATGACGGATTTCGCTGGAAAATTTCCTGATAGCTATGAAGGAATTGCTAGCCTTAAAGGAATTGGACCTTATACAGCTGGTGCCATTGCTAGTATCGCCTTTGGTCTAGCTGAGCCTGCGGTGGATGGCAATGTCATGCGGGTGCTTAGTCGATTGTTTGAAGTGAATCTAGATATTGGCCAACCCAGCAATCGTAAGGTCTTTCAGGCGATGATGGAGATTTTGATTGATCCAGACAGACCAGGAGATTTCAATCAGGCACTGATGGATTTGGGGTCAGATATCGAAGCCCCTGTTAATCCTCGTCCAGAAGAAAGTCCTGTAAAAGAGTTCAGCGCAGCTTATTTACACGGAACAATGGATAAATATCCAATCAAAGCACCTAAAAAGAAGCCAGTTCCGGTCTATCTTCAGGGTTTGATTATCGAAAATGAACAGGGACAATTCTTACTTGAAAAGAATGAGGCTGCTGGCCTGTTATCAGGTTTTTGGCATTTTCCCTTGATTGAAATCGAGGAGTTTCAAGCAGAAAATCAGCCAAGTCTGGATTTATCTCCTCAAGAAAGCTTTGAGCAGGATTATGATTTGATTGTTGATTGGCAGCAGCAGTCCATTTCAAATGTTCAGCATGTTTTCAGTCATCGCAAGTGGCATATCCAGCTGGCTTATGGCCGAGTTAATGAAAGTCAGCACGCAGCTGAGGGAGAAGTCTTGTGGCTTCATCCAGAAGACTTTGGCAATTACCCCTTTGCCAAACCCCAGCAGAAGATGTGGGAGGCTTTTCAGGAAGTTAGAAATAAATAA
- a CDS encoding PedC/BrcD family bacteriocin maturation disulfide isomerase: MEHFAQNIKDLEVTTVDRAHQVISDKETATFFVGRKTCPYCRKFAATLAGVVADTKAHIFFINSEEASELEKLQAFRSEYSIPTVPGFVHVQDGQVSVRCDSSMTADEIKAFANL; this comes from the coding sequence ATGGAACACTTTGCTCAAAATATTAAAGACTTAGAAGTCACAACTGTTGACCGTGCTCATCAAGTGATTTCTGATAAAGAGACAGCAACTTTCTTCGTAGGTCGCAAAACTTGCCCTTACTGCCGTAAATTCGCTGCTACTCTTGCTGGCGTTGTCGCTGATACCAAGGCACATATTTTCTTTATCAATAGCGAAGAAGCCAGCGAATTAGAGAAACTGCAAGCCTTCCGCTCTGAATACAGCATTCCGACGGTTCCTGGTTTTGTTCATGTTCAAGACGGCCAAGTATCTGTTCGTTGTGATTCTTCTATGACTGCAGATGAGATTAAAGCTTTTGCAAACTTATAA
- a CDS encoding GNAT family N-acetyltransferase, which translates to MNIRLANPSDVATLLAIYAPYVENTAITFEYEVPTIKDFATRIEKTLEKYPYLVAEEDGLILGYAYASTYYARAAYDWAVELSVYASQDARGKGVGSKLYDELEDLLDQMGYMHFLACISLPNEDSIAFHTKRGYKQVAHFPKIGYKFERWHDIVWLQKSLDKQAKPIKPLKEMEWK; encoded by the coding sequence ATGAACATTAGATTAGCAAACCCATCAGACGTTGCGACTTTGCTTGCTATTTATGCGCCTTATGTAGAAAATACAGCCATCACTTTTGAATATGAAGTACCGACCATTAAGGATTTTGCAACTAGAATTGAGAAAACATTGGAAAAATATCCTTATCTCGTAGCGGAAGAAGATGGTTTAATTTTAGGTTATGCCTATGCTTCGACTTATTATGCGCGTGCAGCCTATGATTGGGCGGTGGAATTGTCCGTCTATGCCAGTCAAGATGCTAGAGGAAAAGGAGTCGGCAGTAAGCTTTATGATGAACTTGAAGACCTGTTAGATCAGATGGGATATATGCATTTTCTAGCTTGTATTTCTTTACCTAACGAAGATAGCATTGCTTTTCATACTAAGCGAGGTTATAAGCAAGTAGCACATTTCCCTAAAATTGGCTATAAATTCGAACGTTGGCATGACATTGTTTGGCTCCAAAAGTCCTTAGACAAGCAAGCTAAACCAATCAAACCTTTAAAAGAAATGGAGTGGAAATGA
- a CDS encoding RluA family pseudouridine synthase encodes MRFEFIADEHVKVKTFLKRHEISKGLLAKIKFSGGNILVNHQPQNAVYLLDIGDKVTIDIPSEKGFESLKAVDKDLSVIYEDEHFLILDKPAGVASIPSVNHSNTMANFVKAYYIGQDYENQQVHIVTRLDKDTSGLMLFAKHGYAHARLDKQLQRKLIEKRYYALVRGSGLLEEQGEIIAPIGRNPESIITRRVTEDGKYAHTSYKVIERFGDVYLVDIHLHTGRTHQIRVHFSHIGFPLLGDDLYGGSLVHGIERQALHCHSLKFYNPFSGQEVERASPLPEDFKQVIKKLKAK; translated from the coding sequence ATGAGGTTTGAGTTTATTGCCGACGAACATGTCAAGGTGAAGACTTTTTTGAAGCGGCATGAAATTTCCAAAGGCCTCTTGGCTAAGATAAAATTTTCCGGAGGAAACATTCTCGTCAACCATCAGCCTCAGAACGCTGTTTATCTCTTGGATATTGGCGATAAGGTGACGATTGACATCCCGTCTGAAAAGGGATTTGAGAGCCTGAAGGCTGTTGATAAGGACTTGTCTGTCATTTACGAAGATGAGCATTTTTTGATTTTGGATAAGCCGGCAGGGGTGGCCAGTATTCCCAGTGTTAACCATTCCAATACCATGGCTAATTTCGTTAAGGCTTACTATATTGGTCAGGACTATGAAAACCAACAGGTGCATATCGTGACGCGTTTGGATAAGGATACAAGTGGGCTCATGCTCTTTGCCAAGCATGGCTATGCTCATGCAAGATTGGACAAGCAGCTGCAGAGGAAGCTGATAGAAAAGCGCTATTACGCTCTGGTTAGGGGTAGTGGTCTCCTAGAAGAACAAGGCGAGATTATTGCTCCGATAGGGCGCAACCCTGAGAGTATCATTACGAGGCGCGTGACAGAGGATGGCAAGTACGCCCATACCAGCTACAAGGTCATAGAGCGATTTGGAGATGTCTATCTGGTGGATATCCATCTTCATACTGGGCGGACTCATCAAATCCGCGTTCATTTTTCACACATTGGCTTTCCGCTTTTGGGTGATGACCTTTATGGAGGGAGTTTGGTACACGGAATAGAGCGTCAAGCTTTGCATTGCCATTCTTTGAAATTTTATAATCCTTTTAGCGGTCAGGAAGTTGAGCGCGCCAGTCCTTTGCCGGAAGATTTTAAACAAGTTATCAAGAAATTAAAAGCTAAATAG
- a CDS encoding phosphopantothenate--cysteine ligase gives MNILITSGGTSEKIDRVRSITNHSTGQLGKIIAENFLDKGDQVTLVTTSKAVRPAAHPNLTIVQIENVAELLESLEPLVHTHDVLIHAMAVSDYTPVYMTSLEAVAASSDMTEFLNKTNSESKISSQDDVQVLFLKKTPKIISLVKKWNPDIRLIGFKLLVDVSKEELLKTARASLIKNQAEIIVANDLTDISNHEHKAYLVRKETVTQAQSKEEIAQLLYLHIHSP, from the coding sequence ATGAACATATTGATTACTTCTGGCGGGACCAGCGAGAAAATCGACCGTGTCCGCTCTATTACCAATCATTCGACAGGCCAGCTTGGCAAAATTATAGCTGAAAATTTCCTAGACAAGGGCGATCAGGTGACTCTGGTGACGACTTCTAAAGCTGTTCGCCCTGCAGCTCATCCCAACCTTACCATTGTCCAGATTGAAAATGTTGCAGAACTGCTTGAAAGCCTGGAGCCGCTCGTTCACACACATGATGTACTTATTCATGCAATGGCAGTCTCTGATTATACTCCCGTCTACATGACTAGTTTGGAAGCTGTAGCAGCTAGCTCTGATATGACTGAATTTCTGAATAAGACTAACTCAGAAAGCAAGATTTCTTCTCAGGATGATGTTCAAGTTCTTTTTCTCAAAAAGACACCTAAAATCATCAGCCTAGTAAAAAAATGGAATCCAGACATTCGCTTGATTGGCTTCAAACTCTTGGTCGATGTTTCTAAGGAAGAGTTACTCAAGACCGCGCGAGCCAGTCTCATAAAAAATCAGGCAGAAATCATTGTCGCCAATGATTTGACAGATATTTCTAACCATGAGCACAAAGCCTATCTTGTCAGAAAAGAGACTGTAACTCAAGCTCAATCCAAAGAAGAAATTGCTCAGCTCCTCTACCTGCATATCCACAGTCCATAA
- a CDS encoding DNA alkylation repair protein — MNVEELVKELKAVANPDDAVAMKAYMKNKFEFLGVKTPARRKLAETFFKQQTDSVIDWNFINEAWNNPYRELQYASLDYLESRKKLLIPSDLSHLKKLAQTKSWWDTIDFLDRLVGSIIARFPETKEIILAWSRDEDIWLRRLAIDHQLFRKEETDTELLEKILVNNLGQTEFFINKAIGWALRDYSKTNPDWVREFIERHQIEMAGLSIREGSKYL, encoded by the coding sequence ATGAATGTAGAGGAATTGGTAAAAGAGTTAAAAGCTGTGGCTAACCCTGATGATGCAGTGGCTATGAAAGCCTATATGAAAAATAAATTTGAGTTTCTAGGGGTCAAGACTCCAGCCAGACGGAAGCTCGCAGAAACTTTTTTCAAACAGCAGACTGACTCCGTCATTGACTGGAATTTTATAAATGAAGCTTGGAACAATCCCTATCGAGAATTGCAGTATGCCTCGCTAGATTATCTGGAAAGTCGCAAGAAACTATTGATTCCATCTGACTTGTCTCATTTGAAAAAGCTGGCTCAAACAAAATCTTGGTGGGATACCATAGACTTTTTGGACCGCTTGGTTGGATCCATCATTGCCCGATTTCCAGAAACCAAAGAGATTATTTTAGCTTGGAGTCGTGATGAGGATATCTGGCTGCGGCGCTTGGCAATTGATCATCAGCTATTTCGGAAAGAGGAAACAGATACGGAGCTCTTGGAGAAGATTTTAGTGAATAATCTAGGCCAAACAGAATTCTTTATTAACAAGGCCATTGGCTGGGCGCTGAGAGATTATTCAAAAACCAATCCAGACTGGGTCAGAGAATTTATCGAGCGGCATCAGATAGAAATGGCTGGACTTAGTATTCGAGAGGGAAGTAAGTATTTATGA
- a CDS encoding ECF transporter S component: protein MKKQSKIAQIAIFFAIMLVLHLLSSVIFNLLPVPIKPTIIHIPVIIASILYGPKVGAVLGGLMGCISVVTNTLVLLPTSYLFSPFVPNGSISSLLVAMVPRILIGITPYFVYKAMKNKAGLILAGSVGSATNTIFVLGGIFFLFANVYQGDIKALLAVILSANSIAELIISAILTATIIPALEKAKK from the coding sequence ATGAAAAAACAGTCTAAAATTGCTCAAATTGCTATTTTCTTTGCCATTATGTTGGTACTGCACCTGCTCAGCTCGGTTATTTTCAACTTACTTCCAGTACCGATTAAACCTACGATTATTCACATCCCAGTGATTATCGCCAGTATCCTCTATGGCCCTAAAGTCGGAGCTGTTCTAGGTGGGCTCATGGGATGTATCAGCGTTGTTACCAATACCTTGGTGCTGCTGCCAACCAGCTATCTCTTTAGCCCTTTTGTACCAAATGGAAGCATTTCTTCGCTTCTTGTTGCCATGGTGCCTCGCATTCTCATCGGTATCACTCCTTATTTCGTATATAAAGCAATGAAAAATAAAGCCGGCTTGATTCTAGCAGGCTCCGTTGGTTCTGCCACTAATACCATCTTCGTCTTGGGCGGTATCTTCTTTCTCTTTGCAAATGTATACCAAGGTGATATCAAAGCACTTCTGGCTGTGATTCTATCAGCAAATTCCATTGCCGAGTTAATCATTTCTGCGATTTTGACAGCAACTATCATTCCTGCGCTTGAAAAAGCCAAAAAATGA
- a CDS encoding formate--tetrahydrofolate ligase, with amino-acid sequence MKTDIEIAQSVELKPIVDVVKKVGINYDDLELYGKYKAKLSFDKIREVEKNPVGKLILVTAINPTPAGEGKSTITIGLADALNKIGKKTMIAIREPSLGPVMGIKGGAAGGGHAQVLPMEDINLHFTGDMHAITTANNALSAFIDNHLHQGNALGIDQRRIIWKRVVDLNDRALRHVTVGLGSPVNGIPREDGFDISVASEIMAILCLATDIEDLKKRLANIVIGYRYDRSPVYVRDLEVEGALALVLKDAIKPNLVQTIYGTPAFVHGGPFANIAHGCNSVLATSTALRLADYSVTEAGFGADLGAEKFLDIKTPNLPTSPDAVVIVATLRALKMNGGVAKDALTEENVEAIRAGFANLKRHVENIRKFGIPAVVAINEFVSDTEAEIATLKDLCAEIGVPVELASVWADGAEGGVSLAETVVKTINEEPAHYTRLYDNDLSIEEKIEKIVREIYRGSKVNFEKKAQTQIREIVKNGWDKLPICMAKTQYSFSDNPAALGAPENFEITIRELVPKLGAGFIVALTGDVMTMPGLPKRPAALNMDVAADGTAIGLF; translated from the coding sequence ATGAAAACAGATATTGAAATTGCTCAAAGTGTTGAATTGAAGCCTATTGTTGATGTAGTGAAAAAAGTCGGCATCAACTATGATGACTTGGAATTATATGGTAAGTACAAAGCTAAGCTAAGCTTTGATAAAATTCGTGAGGTTGAAAAAAATCCTGTTGGCAAACTGATTTTGGTAACGGCAATCAATCCGACACCTGCTGGAGAAGGTAAATCTACCATTACCATTGGACTGGCTGACGCACTCAATAAAATTGGCAAGAAAACTATGATTGCCATCCGCGAACCATCTTTGGGGCCGGTTATGGGCATCAAAGGGGGAGCAGCCGGCGGCGGTCACGCGCAAGTTTTACCGATGGAAGATATCAACTTGCATTTTACTGGTGACATGCATGCCATCACGACTGCTAATAATGCCCTGTCAGCTTTTATCGATAATCACCTTCATCAGGGAAATGCACTGGGAATCGATCAGCGCCGCATTATTTGGAAACGGGTGGTTGATCTAAATGACCGAGCTCTTCGCCATGTGACCGTTGGCTTAGGAAGTCCTGTTAATGGTATTCCGCGCGAAGATGGCTTTGATATCTCGGTTGCCTCTGAAATTATGGCGATTCTTTGCCTAGCTACGGATATTGAAGATTTGAAAAAGCGCTTGGCTAACATTGTCATCGGTTATCGCTATGACCGCTCACCAGTCTATGTTCGTGACCTTGAGGTAGAAGGAGCCTTGGCTTTAGTCTTGAAAGATGCGATTAAGCCAAATCTAGTTCAGACTATTTACGGGACACCAGCCTTTGTTCATGGCGGACCTTTTGCTAATATCGCTCATGGATGTAACTCTGTTTTAGCGACTAGCACAGCGCTGCGCTTGGCTGATTATTCAGTGACTGAAGCAGGATTTGGTGCGGATCTTGGTGCTGAAAAATTCTTAGATATTAAAACACCAAACTTACCAACTTCTCCAGATGCAGTAGTGATTGTTGCAACCTTGCGCGCCCTCAAGATGAATGGTGGAGTAGCTAAGGATGCACTTACAGAAGAGAATGTTGAGGCAATCCGAGCTGGTTTTGCTAATCTTAAGCGGCACGTTGAAAATATCCGTAAGTTCGGTATTCCAGCAGTTGTTGCTATTAATGAATTTGTATCTGATACGGAAGCTGAAATTGCTACTCTGAAAGACCTATGTGCAGAAATCGGAGTACCGGTTGAGCTAGCTAGCGTCTGGGCTGATGGTGCCGAAGGTGGTGTATCTCTGGCTGAGACTGTAGTCAAAACCATTAATGAAGAACCTGCTCATTACACTCGTCTCTATGACAACGACCTCTCTATTGAAGAAAAAATCGAGAAGATTGTCAGAGAAATCTATCGTGGTTCAAAGGTAAACTTTGAGAAAAAAGCGCAGACTCAGATTCGCGAAATTGTCAAAAATGGCTGGGACAAGCTGCCAATCTGTATGGCTAAAACACAGTATAGCTTCTCAGACAATCCTGCTGCTCTGGGCGCGCCAGAAAATTTCGAAATTACCATTCGTGAATTGGTACCAAAACTTGGGGCAGGCTTTATCGTGGCTTTGACAGGAGATGTCATGACCATGCCAGGATTGCCAAAACGTCCTGCTGCGCTTAATATGGATGTTGCAGCAGACGGCACAGCCATTGGTCTATTTTAA
- the coaC gene encoding phosphopantothenoylcysteine decarboxylase, which produces MTQIILAVSGSISAYKAADITSRLKKENFKVAVLMTEAATEFITPLTLQVLSQRPVAIDIMQEPDPSKVNHIDIAKESDLFLLAPATANTIAKLANGLADNIVTATALALPPHTKKVLAPAMNTKMFENPLTQHNLERLQHFGWRIIQPREAVLACGDQGTGALAEIDTIINIVKELIYEKTV; this is translated from the coding sequence ATGACTCAGATTATCTTAGCAGTTAGCGGCAGCATATCAGCTTACAAGGCTGCTGATATCACCAGTCGTCTAAAGAAAGAGAACTTTAAAGTTGCTGTCCTCATGACAGAGGCAGCTACAGAATTTATCACACCGCTGACCCTGCAAGTCTTGTCGCAAAGACCAGTTGCAATTGATATTATGCAAGAACCTGACCCTAGCAAGGTCAATCACATTGACATCGCTAAAGAGTCTGACCTCTTTTTGTTGGCGCCAGCTACAGCAAATACCATCGCTAAATTAGCTAACGGCTTAGCTGATAATATAGTGACAGCTACCGCCCTGGCTCTGCCGCCTCATACCAAGAAAGTTTTAGCTCCAGCTATGAACACTAAAATGTTTGAAAATCCACTAACCCAGCACAATTTGGAGCGCCTGCAGCATTTTGGATGGAGGATTATCCAACCGCGTGAAGCCGTTCTAGCCTGTGGCGATCAGGGGACAGGTGCTCTAGCTGAAATTGATACGATTATTAATATAGTAAAGGAACTTATTTATGAAAAAACAGTCTAA